In Candidatus Eisenbacteria bacterium, one DNA window encodes the following:
- a CDS encoding PaaI family thioesterase has translation MLERLREGSATASFNRWARFEVVRVVEGECELRMAWRPEDMGQYSGFLHSGMIAALLDTACGFAAATIAGWSVLASQFSVNCLAPAVGDEFVAIGRVVKPGRKQIFTSGELHAVRDGASKLVATATTLLVPAG, from the coding sequence ATGCTGGAGAGGTTACGGGAAGGCAGCGCAACGGCGTCGTTCAACCGGTGGGCCCGGTTCGAGGTGGTCCGGGTGGTCGAGGGTGAGTGCGAGCTGCGAATGGCGTGGCGGCCCGAGGACATGGGGCAGTACTCCGGGTTCCTCCACTCCGGCATGATCGCCGCCTTGCTGGACACGGCATGCGGGTTCGCGGCGGCGACGATCGCGGGATGGTCGGTGCTCGCCTCGCAGTTCTCGGTGAACTGCCTCGCCCCAGCGGTGGGGGATGAGTTCGTGGCCATTGGACGGGTCGTGAAGCCGGGCCGCAAGCAGATCTTCACCAGTGGGGAACTCCACGCGGTGCGCGACGGCGCGTCCAAGCTCGTCGCCACCGCTACCACCCTCCTCGTTCCGGCCGGATGA